In the genome of Caenorhabditis elegans chromosome IV, the window TGTAGaagttttctgcttttttttagCAATATTTCCGGAATAACCTCTttcaaaaagcgaaaattatataaacttCTCGAAACAGTACGCTATTTTATTTAGTAGTTATTTACGGTTTCAAGAATATTACACTGGctattcgtttttctttttttttttcaacagctTCACATCCCTAAATTTCCtaacaaatattaaaaattaaagtcaaAATTCGTCGGCAGTTTTATGGACAATATGAAACAGCATATATATGATTTCTCGCCAACAAATGCTCAATTTTATGAGATTAGtactaaatttcaaagataCACACACTGAACCcatcaaatttctcaaaatagtGAACATACATATAGCCATAGTGAAAcagtcgatttttttgttacaacATAAAAGCACTCACCATCAGTATCCTTCAACTCATCAATAATCTTGCATGCTGTCTGATCAGTCAATCTCAAATCTTCCGGCTTTCCAGAAGTACAAACCCATCGGAATGGTCCAAATCCCATTGAAAAGATGTCTCTGAAacagaatttattttatttaaattgtactcttttcaaataattattacCCCATAATATCCTGCATATAACTTGGATATCTAAACGATTTATCATCCTGAGCATCCTCTCTGAGCAAATTGGCTCCAGCTCTCTGGCATTCCAAAAGGAAAGCATTACCGTAATCCCAGAAGTACATTCCCTTTGCAGCAATCTTGTCGATGGCGGCGATTTGGCGGATTAAAGAGTTTTgaacaagttttttgaattttacaggATCAGAAGTCATCATTTGATTGGATTGTTCAAAAGTGAGTCCAGCAGGGTAAAAACCTCCAAGGAATGGATTGTGGAGAGAAGTTTGGTCACTTCCCAGTTCTACAAGACATTCCGGTTCCTCGGCGAGCCGTTccctggaattttgaaaactcataGTTTTTTGTCtagaatttttgtgaataatgTTTTACCAAGTTtattaattgtgaaaaatctttgtaaaaaattctgtaatttaaaaaaaatcttggttCCGAAACTATGAGATATATTATTtgtattacaattttttccgcttttCTCGTTTCCTTTAATTATTTTCCCTCTTGCTCCGTAGATCGCCTTTCACactttcataaaaaaatttaacaactttctgaaacagtaaaattttctaaaactcacCACAAGTCAACAACATTCCCCAAATATCCAATACTAATTgcctcttttttctctctgtaCTCTTTAATCCAATTCACAATTTCCTCAAGATCCTTCGAATATACATCCAACCATCCCTGTTGATGACGTTTCAACAATGCAGTATCACTAATTTCCGCAATAACTCCAATACATCCAGCAATCTTAGCTGCTTTTGGTTGAGCTCCACTCATTCCTCCAAGTCCTGCAGTTACGAAAACCTTACCAGCAAGGGAATCCAGTCCCATACGACGACCAGCGTTGAGGACTGTGATCTGGagaatttttactgtttcagggGGTTCAGAAATTCAGGAGAGTTGTGATGAAATTAATCGGACAAGAAGAATAGATCGAGAAAAACTCATATAGTGACGTCACTATTTTTCTATATGGGTAGAAAAGCTGTAATCTGTTGCATCTGGTCTCGAATCATTtagatttctttaaaatattataaagtGAAAAGACTTTCAACTTTCTGCTTCTAATaagtcaattttgaaaaaccttaagaaaattacgaaattcaaattaaaaaaaaatgttatcagTTCTGGTTCATTATGTAactactgaaaaaataaaaataaaatttacaaaaatttattttttcacagtttctaCATATTTTAGGGCTTTGTAAGATAGCTATTCGACTCTATttaaggtggagtaccgaaatctgagattTTGCTTTTTCCGACCCAAGATTCCccaaaaactactgaatttcGTAAcgagacattttgaaaatttctcaaaaaaaaaagttatggcggttcaaagttctgATAAAAAAGgtctcattttcagctaaaatcaaaaattttgtcatcTTCTAAGTGTCTGGaactaaatttttgttaaattatcACTCTTTAATAAATACTGTGGTTAGTTGAAgtaagtaaattttttcagtgggaCAAAATATTATCAGCTTTGGTTCATTATGtaactcttgaaaaaaaaattacaaatttcagaaatttattgtttcattGTGTCTACATATTTTAGGACTTAGAGAGTTAGCTATTAGGAAGGTTTTCAAGAGAACACCGCTATAAATTAAAGCAATATATCAAGTTTTCTTGACGCCACTTCTCTACTACTTTGGTGGAGTTTGGATTATAAAATAACTAGAATAATACACAAAAACTTaacaaaaatcattcaaatacTATCTGAAACCGTTGTATACTGAAAACCTTCTGTGTAGCCCATATCCCAGaataaaatttactgtttcagtgtGTTCATATATTCTGGCAGTAATAAGGTGTTTAATGCCAAAACTTCAGCTTTGGTTCATTAtataactatttaaaaaaaaaaataaaatttacaaaaatttaatgtttcacaGTGTCCGTATATTTTAGGGCTGAGTTAGTTATTAGAAATAACATGTTTTCTTTGAGTCACTTCTCTACTACATTGGTGCAGTTTGGATTATATAAATGACAAGAAtcatattcagaaaaaaaaacaaaaatcttgaaatccTTGAATTTTTGCCTTTGAAATTCCATCTAAAACCGTTGTATACTGAAAACCTTCTGCTTTgcccattttccaaaataaatttgacTGTTTTAGTGTGTTCATTAAATTTGACGGTAATACGGTGTTTTAATGCCAAACTCCATTTAACGGCTTACCGTAGTCCCGTGTACAATTCCCTGTGGTCCAATATAACAGAAACTTCCAGCAGTCATTTGTCCGTACTGCGTCACTCCTAATGCAAAATACTTGTCGTACAGCTCCTTTGTCGAGTAGCTCGGGATCATCTGAAATGTCAAAATGTACGAAGCATCCTAGTTTCCAAAGGCCTACCATTCCATTAGTAACAGTCATTCTTGGCGAGTCCGGGGTTGATGGAAATAGGCCCAATGGGTGTCCGGAATAGAGCACCAAAGTTTGATGGTCAGTCATTGTGTAGAGGTAACGAAGAACCAGACGGAATTGGATCCAATTGCTGAAATATCATTTCTCAAGCATTTCAGAAAGATTCCCATGCTAACCTAAAAACTTGACCATTTCCTCCATAAGTCACCAATTCCTGTGGAAACTGGGCAACCCGCTTGTCCAAATTGTTTAGAATCATCAAAATGATAGCCGATGCTTGTTCGCAATGAGCTCCGATCTCCGAGACGGGCGGCGCGAATAGATCAAAGTTTGGCATGAACCGATACCCATAGATGTGTCCATAGGTGTTGAGCTCTTCAGCGAACTCGGTGGCTAGAAGGACGTGATGCTCTTTTGGAATGTAGCGGAGAGCATTGCGGACGGCGAGCTGGAAGAATTTTATAGTTGAAGCTGGTTGGGACCTGCATTGAAGTtcgaaacaataaattttggaattccaCTTGTATTTTATCAAGTAAGTGAAACAGACTTTTGTAACTAATAGCCAACAGCTTTTCAGCtcctaaattaaaatttgatctgATTCTTGATCTTCTTGATTGTTCTTGATCTCGAAAACTACATAGCCTACCGACTTCAAAAACTGctccaaaattgcaaaaaaattgtaaattttgttaCAGTCTTCTCttacttttttctgaactagAATTGGCACAACAACTTCATTCAATTAATTGGTATCTCCCAAATTGCGCCGAGCACAGAGAACACTGTGCAACCCGGGAGATGTCGGAACAATAAATTATAACATTGATCTCATTGCAAATAGTTTACCATAATTAGGagtagatttgaaaaattaaaggtaAAAATGTTCACTGTTCCAAATATTGCAtttcaatttgtaaaaagttctATTAGTTAGTCAGTGTAGCATTTAAACTTCTtgatgcaacaaaaaaaagctaattttattaaaaactaggcaaaaaatttcagagtttagccaaatttttctaaaaaatttgttagtttaggctcattttcagccaacTTGTCAAAGATTATGTTTCACAGTCTTCTTTAAAGCGCTCAATGAAACAATGAAACtgtttttgcagtttcaaaaaattcatttgaaaagaaaaaattccaagtcAAGTGCCTAAacgtttttaatgaaacagtacattttttttatcttttcaaAGATAAATTTATTACCATTTTCTCTGTCTGTGTAAGATTACACGGACGCTTTGGTGCGTGAGCCACATTCTTGGCACGTTGCTCCGTTGGATGCTCGAGGAGCGGAGAGAATGGGTCGACGAAGAGAGATGGGATGTTCATGCTGGAAAATTGAGTCTTCACAAACCGAGTCAACAGTATacgaaattagaaaaatcaacagtaaaaacattttctcaatgtgatgaaacagtaatttttaaaaaataaaatttaaaaaaaaatttctagaaaattctagaagttaccagatttttctaaaaaattcttaaagttcccacatttttctagaaaattacaGAAGTTTATAGAtttctctggaaatttctagaagtttccagttttgttctagaaaattctagtagtttccagatttttctagagcattctagaagttttaatacaatttattGGTATAGTTCATAAAATTGACAATTGCCGAATTCCAAATTTCGGTAAAATTTCGGCACTCATCAAAAAACTaacctcaaaatttgccaacaAAACCGAACTTATTCTGATCAGCAATGAAAGATTTCTCGTGAATGTTCGACTTCTCCTCCCCCTTCTCCCACGTGGTATGTTCCTTCCCGCCCAATAGATCACCGCCATAAAATTCTCTGTTTTGATGATTCTCGTCTTCTGGTTCCAGGTTACGATCCTTGACGACGACGAAACGGTCGGATGATTGCATTTTTATTGGTTAGTTTCaaggtgtgtgtgtgtgtatttgGAAGAGAAAGATGATAAGATCTGAATGCAGAATCTCGCGATTGGGTAGAATTCGAAAATAGAACATTGggactttaaaattatttataaaattaattttttagttactGTTTCCGCTAGTTGTTATAAATCGGTGATATATATTAAGAGTTTTATTGGAAACACAACTTTCAGAGCTTATAAATTTGACCGTTTCAACTAGTTGTTATAAAACTGCAATTTATTTGTTGCTTACTACCTACATCACATTTGTAAGTTAAAACTGTAAAACGAATTAAAATCTTtggaaaaacagttttttctgttttttgtttgttttttggtccgaagaatttcgaaaagaaaTACCAAATTTTGCTTAAAGCatccataaaaaattataaaatagaaCATTGGATTTAACGCGAATTTAGTGGAAATTAACCGTGAGgctatgaaataaaaaattacagtttcagcTAGTTGCTATGTAGATGCAGTTTTATATTTCCTCACTGAAGCGACTAAAAttacaacattttgaattcttgcagaatttttgaaattgaaaaaaaatacaggaGGAAGGTcttaccaaaaaaagtttttgatcaaaaataaaaataaaaaagttttttttttgaaatatagttttcttttggtttttggcccgaaaaaaaacagaacattTAAGAGAACAGTTCAGCACTTTAGTCCTCCAGGTGTGctgctggaccaccaggattCTGAGGAGCTCCAGTACAAGATAGAGCTCtagaaaattatgtttcttACGGGAACACCCGAAACACGGGTCAAATTGACCGTGAGACTATCCAattaaattacagtttcagcGTGTTCTTATGTACAACACgctgaaactgtaaatttatTGGATAGTCTCACGGTATACCCAAACCACCTGCACAATTTTTACTTCAAGCTCAGAATCGCAAATTTGGCTCAAATTGAACGTGAgactataaaataaaatcgCAGTTTCAACTAGCTGCTATGTACTAGTGAACATTCTTATTTCTCATTAATCTTTTTCTGATATTTGCTGTAAATTACAAAATGTCTTGTTAATTACAAAAACTAAGGTTTCCATGAAGGCGTTCAAATTCCCACCTGCCTGACCTTAAGGCGATCTCCGCCTGCCTCTTGCCTCAATACGCGCCTTATTCTAAAACATACACGaactatttgttttttcatatcttaatttgattttcaacaaaattattgaaatgagaaaaaaacgtaaaaatgcGATTCGAGGCAGGCGTCAGgtccctgaaaccgcgcctacCTATTATGGAAGATCCAATTCTAATCCAATCCAAATATGGAATGTAAACGGCACTGCAAGTTTGTAATTAAATcacaatgtttgaaaaaaaaaacagatttttacaatttgacagtttcaattagtttttataaaaatggcatttgtttttgatttagTAAAAATCTTAGTaaaagaaccaaaaaaaaaaactacgaattttgttttaaactccccgactgaaaattaaaattcgtccaaaaacaaaaaacaatacaaaaaatactttaGGTATGTTGCTGGACTACCAGAACATGACGGAGCTCCACTAAATTATGTTTCATCGGGAACatcctaaaaataaaaaaaaattaaattaccgTTTCAGCTTATGTAcaagaaatttcttttttttgttcggtTGCTAACCCGACTTCTATCTTAACtatgaaattagttttttttttcaattcttgcaCCGTTTTTTAAGGTTTCAACTAgcttttataaaagtttttaagaCTTTTTCCGTTTAGTTCATTAcggcaaaaaaaactttttttgagctctgaacccaaaaaaaattataacttttaaattaatttttacgactacaaaatacaattttttgaaaaactcctTTTTGCCCGAAAAAACAGAATGAACcctaataataaaaattgaattttgaaatgaaaaccaAGCTCAGAATCGCGAATTCAGCTGAAACTGTCTGTGAGACTGTAAACTTAAAAAACCGTTTCAACTAGTTGTTATGTACAAGTGCAATTTCTTTATGCTCAGTACATTAATAATTtggacaaaaaacaaaaatctacgAAAAACCTATATAATTTGCATAATAAAAttgcataattttgaattctagAAGCGTGGGATTTGACAGTTTCAACTAGATCTTATGAAAGTGAACATGATTCTTTGCTTTATTCATTGTCAGTTCTATGCTCCATGCTGTGAATGAatataaaagttaaatttatttcttttataTTGTAGGctgttgaaaaatagtttttgaataccaaaaaaattttttgaggtgTGCTGCTGGACCACTTGGATTCTGAGGAGCTCCAGTACAAGATAGAGCTCtagaaaattatgtttcttCGGGAACACCCGAACCACATGCACAAGATTTTGTGAATCTGTGGAGGACAATTGAACTGAACAAGATGAAATTTACTGAGACAGTCGGGCCACCAGGATTACTTCCAGctcaaaattgcaaattcGGGTCAAATTGGCCGTGAGactataaaatttaattgcagTTTCAGCAAATTGTTATGTACAAGTGAAATATCGTATTTCTCATTTTGGTTGTCTTTTAGCTTTTCAACtttcttttataaaagtttacttttaactttttttggtttagtTCATCACTagatttgcttcaaaaaaaattacgggaaaaaaacaaaaaaaaaaacttttttgagctctgaaaccaaaaaaaaattaaagttttaaaaataatttttccgactacaaaatacaatttttttttgaaaaactcctTTTGCCCGAAAAAACGGAATGAACcctaataataaaaattgaattttgaaaagataaCTTAGACCAGAATCGCGAGTTAAGCTGAAATTGATTGAGAGACTTCAAATTCAAATCACAGTTTCAGCTAATTGTTATGTACAAGTGCAATTTCCTTATGTTCactgagaaacatttttagaacaaCAAAAGTCTACGAAACAccataaaattgcaaaactttgaattcttgtagttttttgatttgacaGTTTCAACTAGATGTTATAAAAatgaacataattttttgctgTATTTGATCTTCTGTTCTCTCTTCTTCtgtgaataaataaaaaaggtaAATTTATTTGTTCTATACTATGTGAGCTATCTGTTAAATATCAAACAaagttttgatcaaaaatataatcaaaaaaaatctatttgatttttggaccaaaaacatattttttaaaaatatagtttttgttttttttttggtccgaAAAAAACAGAGCAtcgaaaaaaacacttttaaaagtttgatacTTTATTATTTTAGGGGTGCTTCTGGGACACCAGAATTTTGAACCCCCAGAACAAGGTAGAGCTCtagaaaattatgtttttatcGGGAACACCCTAACCACATGCACAATTTTTACTTCAAGCTCAGAATTGCAAATTCGGCTCAAATTGAACGTTAGACTATACAattaaattacagtttcaactAGTTGCTATGTACGAGTGAAAATTCTTATTTCTCATTATGACTACTTTTCTTCCGttcttaatttgattttcaacaaaataataGAACCCTCACGTCAAAATGCTTAACAGCGGCGTTAGGCTGGTCCGAGTCAGGCAGAATTGAGACAGGCGTCAGGTCcatgaaaccgcgcctgcttACTATTGAGGATCCGATTCTAATCCAAACTAAAAATGTTATGTAAACGAAAACTGCAAGTTTGgaataaaattacaatttttttgaaaaaaaaacagagttttacaatttcaactggtttttataaaaacacattttatttatttttgctcaGCGTGTTGTTCtattcgaaaagttttaaaattattaagatGTGCTATGTACGAGAACTCGTACTCTTCTATCTCTTCTTTCATCTTTTGTTTCCCATATGATTCATATCAGCAATATTTGATCTTGATTTTATCACAATACCTTTTGTCTAAGTGCTCTTGCCCCCGCCATTCCTACAGTTTCTCCGCCCCCTTTCTTATGTATTTATAGCAGCCCATGTGGACTGCTTTTTACCTTTCTTACAATAAAGGTCGCTGCTTGACCTAAAACTATTCTTTATGCTACGCAGCTGTTAAGAAAACCATGTGGAAATTTTGGAGCTAATGATTGTAAATTTGTCAGCCAGTGACCGTGAGactacaaaattaaattacagtttcagcTTGTGgttatgtaaaaaaaaatccacttttcgATGGTTTTTCGTATTCATTTCCGGAAACAAACtgccaaacaaaaaatagcatttttttGTGCATAACCATAagctgaaacagtaatttaattttctagtcTCACGGTCACTGGCTGACAAATTTACAATCCTTATCTCTGGGTTTTACGGCTGGTAGAAAAATTTCTTCTGGCGTCGACAGCCGAATTACTTTTGTTTCCAATTATGGAgtgtaaacaaaaaactgcaagtttgcaataaaattgcacttttcgaaaaaaaaaaacaaaattttacaattatacattttcaaatagtttttataaaaacgaaatttttatcTTGTTCAGTTCGTCTTTgcacaaaatcaattttcgcaAGAATAAACcgaaaatgctttaaaaactttaacacTAAAATATTTGAGGTGTGCTATTGGACCACTAGGAGTGCCAGAACAAGACAAAACTTGCTATCGAATTTTACGGAAAATCTTATACTTATGTTTTACAAGTTGGTCTTAAATTGGCCCTAAGGCTagtaaataattaaattacagtttcaacaATTTGTCATGTACAtgcaatttatatttattcagTAACTCCATGTATGCAATTAGttgttataaaatttgaatttattttttgttttgccgCGCTCATGTTTCTTTCTCTATGCTTACAATCTCCCAGTACTCCTTTTTTGCTcacgcatttttcaaaaacgtacatttattattattaaaaattttctctatACTGGCTGTTACCAAAcaattttcgaccaaaaaacaaaacacggaaagtttttttttgagttctggaccgaaattgtttttctcaaaagagtggagttcagaaaatgaagatttcattttaaaacacTCAAACAGGTTACAAATACTGAATTAtcataaaagaaaaacaaaaaaatgcattcaatttgaaaaaaatgcgacttgattttgatcaaatttcaacTCTCGCTAACTCCTTATTTGAATTGCCACGAAACTAAGAccatacaaataaaaaatttaaaatttgcgtCGAAAATCAAGAGAAACGACTAACAATCATGGGACacatatttaattaaaattacagtttcagcTAGTGGGTATATACATACACAGatgcttacttttcaatttgtaaatcgaaaaagtcaaaaaaaaattcggtgaaAACTTAGCTTACAGCCGCAAAGTTGGCTGAATTTTGCAGTGAGACAATAAAGTTACAACTATgggaaa includes:
- the uroc-1 gene encoding putative urocanate hydratase (Confirmed by transcript evidence) — its product is MNIPSLFVDPFSPLLEHPTEQRAKNVAHAPKRPCNLTQTEKMLAVRNALRYIPKEHHVLLATEFAEELNTYGHIYGYRFMPNFDLFAPPVSEIGAHCEQASAIILMILNNLDKRVAQFPQELVTYGGNGQVFSNWIQFRLVLRYLYTMTDHQTLVLYSGHPLGLFPSTPDSPRMTVTNGMMIPSYSTKELYDKYFALGVTQYGQMTAGSFCYIGPQGIVHGTTITVLNAGRRMGLDSLAGKVFVTAGLGGMSGAQPKAAKIAGCIGVIAEISDTALLKRHQQGWLDVYSKDLEEIVNWIKEYREKKEAISIGYLGNVVDLWERLAEEPECLVELGSDQTSLHNPFLGGFYPAGLTFEQSNQMMTSDPVKFKKLVQNSLIRQIAAIDKIAAKGMYFWDYGNAFLLECQRAGANLLREDAQDDKSFRYPSYMQDIMGDIFSMGFGPFRWVCTSGKPEDLRLTDQTACKIIDELKDTDVPEYVKQQYLDNKKWIEEAEKNKLVVGSQARILYSDRAGRVALASAFNELVKSGKVSAAIVISRDHHDVSGTDSPFRETSNVYDGSAFTADMAVQNCIGDSFRGATWVALHNGGGVGWGDVINGGFGIVLDGSSDAARRAEGMLNWDVPNGVTRRSWSGNAKAQEAIQRAEKQVDGLRVTLPVEADEELLKKLKF